The genomic DNA GACGGGGAACAGTGCTCTCGAAGTGTAGATCCTGATTGTCATGGTAGATGGTGCAAGCAATCGCATATGCTTCACCGAGGCTCTttggtttatttgaataaagtatACCTCTGGTGTAGTTGCTCCGGAGTCCCATAATAAATGTGCGGATGGCGTCATCACTCACGTCTGATAATCTTCCAGCTCGCATATTTTCTTCCattgtttctattttttgttgaatcAATGTTAAGGCCTGATGTATTTCGTCGTGGAATTCGGTGAGAGTTTTACTTCCTTGCTTTTTCTTCATCATTATTTCTTTCAGAACATGTAGTGGTCGTTTATCCGAGTAGGTATAATCTAAGCGGTTGATTATAGCATAGAAATTAAGTTGAGTTCCGTTAACTGATAGAACTTTAGAAGCGGCTCCTGTTATTTTGGCTCTAATTATGCATACACAATTGTAATACTCAGGGCTgtatataaattcttttatattctCCATCTGTGTCCACACCTGGGTGCGCCAAGGGCTATATTCGCCCTCTGCTCCGTCAAATGTTGGTAGGCATCTAAAAATTTCTGTATTTATTAGGCTAGCCTGTGTGATTTGTGGTTTTAGAGCAGGCATGGTTGGTACCGTGTTCATCGAAACCTGTGATTGTGTCCTTAATGCATCGAAGTCGGTTTTTAACGAATTGAGTTGAGCCGTAAGGACATCAATGTGTGCTTTGAGTGTTTCTGCTTCAGTCATCTTaatagcttttgctttcaatcggaatgtatttaattttttgttgtcgtCAAAGGCTGCTTTCTTTCTGTTTGATCGAGGTTTAAACATGTAATCTTCTTCCTTAGATTACTGTTGTTTCGTTCTTGTTGGATTCGGCGCTGTCCGCTTTTTCAGGATCTGTACTGGAAGTCCTACTTCCCGTGGTATTTTAGTTTTATCCTTCTTAAGGATCGCGGAGTTCCTGTCCTTTCAAGGATGTCTCCTGGCCTTTTTTGATAGCAAGTAAAATTTGCTATCCCGGTTGAGCCCCCagttaattataattgaatcatgTTGTTGTGTTTTCTGCACCGTCAGGGCAAGTTCTTTTATTCACACAAAAACTAAGACTGATTACATATATCTATTTTAGTGTTATTTATACTACTTTATGGTACTAGTTTCTATTTGCTGTCTGCTATGCTATTTGAAGATAGACACACTATCTACGGTCGATTTTTTGTCGTTACAAACGGTCCCGAGAGGATAGCGTGTAGGAGATAACACTCGTTATGTGTGATACCATTTCTATTTCACACCATGTGTGCAGCACATGTTGGGATTTCTTATCactatttgtttatgtgtgGTTCAGCATAAACAAGAGATGTTTTGGTCATTTCTGTTTAATGAAACGTTCCTTAACTCGCGCATTGATTCATATgtccacatatatatgtatgtaatgcatacacaaaccaacctacatatgaatatccgtacacatataaatatgtctcccgcaaaaactacaaaaattgttctacaaaaacaacaatcgtgacaagtcaatatgtcagccaaataggccaagcccaaatttatagttaatcacacaataacaacatttttattcatgAACGCAAGCGTAGGcgacctcgcttcattcataaaaacagacaccaccacatctccccgagcatgcgtttgcctacaagtcTCTTTTCACTACAATAGCAAATgctaacaagtaagaaagggctaagttcggatgtaaccgaacattttatactctcgcaaagtcaaatggtatactcgtttgaaatttctttgtggattgactgatattttcggtagaaggtcagttgaatccacatatttagtacttaggggcttgaacagttttggttcgatttagacaatttttggtcacaaggtggcatagtttaaacgtattattcacgcaaagttttaccccgatataatcattgttgcttgatatgcatagtggaaagtgaaagaatcagatggaattcaaaatggtgttatatgggaaataggcgtggttgtagtccgatttcgcccattttcgcactttagaaatatgaaaagaacgttatggaccgaatttggttgaaatcggttaagcagatctcaagatatgggttttcacctaaaagtgggcggtgccacacccactgtctaattttgaacgcggttcctataaagtcatctcataccatcccagagataaaatttaatgtctctgacgtgtttagtgcttgatttatcgcgcttttagtagtttttaacagtaccgttatatggggagtgggcggagttgccacccgatttcaactatttttacactgtaggtagaggttctaaaaacatttgcttccagtgagttttgttattatagcattagcaatttaggagatatgcacattaaaccttttaggggcgggaccacggccactttaaaaaaaaaaaattaactgcagatgcccctccctaatgtgatgctgtgtaccaaataacagtcttgtatcttattgcggagcttagttatggcaatttatttgtttttgagtaaTGGCGttgtgtgggcgtggcagtggtccgattacgcccatctgcaataccagccgtctcacggtactaagaaacatgtctaccaagtttcataaagatatctcaatttttactcaagttagagcttgcacggacggacagacagtcacccggatttcaactcgtctcttcatcctgatcatttatatatatataaccctatatctaactcgattagttttaggtgacacaaacaaccgttaggtgaacaaaactattatactctgtagcaacaggttgcgagagtataaaaatcataaattgaaaaaatttctgaTGTTCTTTCGAGAAagaaaaagtgacaaccccgcaaacccgcaaaatacagaaaaaagtggcaacaaagcttttgtcgatttaaaataaatattttacaaatttaaaatatttttccgtgccTCACAAAattctgcgtcaatatgtatgcatgctcatatataaacatacatacttacgatgatttgttggcaaagctgttagtgcggcaagggaagcggtgacaatcggcggccgttcgttatttttttcgGCATAGCTTCGACCCCCGGTTGTCCGCAGTGGCGGATCCACAGGTGGAAATAAATGATAGTtcggtaataataaaatattgacgaaaaaattttatagttaaTAGATCGAATCACAGAGTCCGCTACCATCATAAAACCAGAGCATggaaaataattctaattcaaATTCAGAACAAGCCACTGGTTGTTTCtgacaacggagatttcgcataaAACAATgagtatacatatttgcatacatattgtggcgaacacgagtaccagaaaaatcagaattgacgataaactgccagaagcaaaaAAGCGaatagttgccagaatgttctagtagcgaacttttgttaaaaatttactatataagggctgtcagattgtgcagcagacacagttccagagaacgtatatcatactgttaaaatttctccttccgagccgactgtggtgaaacactctcatcgcattttgttaggttttgacaattcacacgctggtccgtagttggaccttctctatattttacgttctctgacagttctaattagagtgttgccgtgtgaagagcaattaagctataagcaataagttgtaagttcgaatagcgagcaataagtgttaagttgttggacttgcaaataaagataagtgtgtagcatTAAATTGGGTCTTTAgattaacaatccagtgatcgagctcaagagtgagttatagttagacgatttatcgagaaatccgttacaattggtgtcagaagtgggattgtcaaataaattcccaaggagataattatttgaaaatggccaagtttaacgatctgaagattccacaactgaaaaaggagctggagcaacggggTTTGGCGAcgaatggattaaaaactgaattaaaatCACGgctgagagaggccatggaggcggaaaacattaatgttgaggaatatgtctttcacatggaattagaagaagagacaacaaagatagaagaaaaggaagaggctcaatgctcgtcagagattgtggacataaacacgGTTTTTGGTGCAATAtcgcaaatgtcaacgcaaatatcgacacaaattaaagaacaggatacacgtatgtctcaaatatcaacagaaatatcgacacaaattaaagagcaggatacacgtatgtctcaaatatcaacagaaatatcgacacaatttaaagagcaggatgcacgtataacccaacaaatagcagaggtgtcatcccaaatgttggcacaacaatcccaattgtcctcgttagaAACGAGGTTGGAATAGCAGTTCGCAgtgcaagatgcacgtatatcagcacaggtgtcctcacaattcgcagcgcaagatgcacgtatatcatcGCAGGTGACCtcccaaatagcagaagtgtcctcacagccaattatgtcgtcagcttctgccaaggtaaaacctccatcctttgatggtactgttccgttccacgtttttaagcttcaattcgacgGCATCTttaaataattggaacgctgaagataaagtaactgcattgttcgttgcattaaaaggatctgcagcggagatattacagaccattccaaactgcgaggcgagtagttatgaaacgttgatgggtgcattagaaagacggtatggtagtgagcacaggaagcagatctttcaaatcgagttgcgaaatcgccgccagaaagccaatgagacTCTGCAGGAggtttctacagagattgagaggttagctcacatagcttatgcacataaatccatggaatacatcgagaaCACGAAAATTtagactttcgtcaatggaatacgagataacactacacgattcgctgcattagcatgtccaaaattaacgtttgcagaaaccgtttcgaatgctctgacacaggaaactgcatctctgctttgcaatcaaacatttaaagctcacaaattagaaatataggaacacacttgggtgaaccaattacttgaaaaaattgacaacataaagaaagcactggaaaaatctacggaagcgcataagaaaaattatggtgtgcttaaatgcttcaaatgcggaaaaagtggccatattgcacgcaactgtaaccagcccaataatccagttggacgtaaacgcaaagctgaggaagatcaagcaaatgtcaaatcaaaccaatcgttaaactaaagcgagccagccgagaagggcacgggctggctccggcaagcaaatgccctgtaatctccatttcacaaataagtaggaatacgagtaacgttaccgttagtggatgtgtagacggtaaaaagcgcatactgactgtggatacgggcgcatcacattccataattcgatctgatctggttgagaaagaagtgagaccgttacctggggcaaagttgcgtactgcaactggagaagataccctagttctcggaaagttaacgtgcgagatcgtaattggaaaggcagccgtgttacacaattttatagtagcAGATATCattgacgaagtcataattggagtagactttctagcgaaccaaggaatcaaaattgacatgaaaaacagGATTATTTCCTATAGAAAAATGcaagtgccacttatgttcggttacgataataagtacaacgttagacgagtgataacaacagagagctagcagattccaccaacatcagaagcagttatttgggcagaaatagatggagactatgggtcaaacaagtggtggattgttgaggacacaaaagaatctacaccaaacttacccttaggcaaaaccctggctacgacaagacaagataaacgtgttccagtaagagtacttaatgagtgcaagttaccaattaacctctccaaaggagctgtattagggcagtgtcaagagattgaggccgtgataaattacacgtcttgaggaagattccatggaggAAAACGATGTATCGAgtgaaattaacgcatggactgaggaactagaggcaaactatcaaactatgactaaacaacttcttctcagatactcatccatatttgataaaaacaatgccaaaccaggaagaacctaagttgtgaaacattttattaacacaggtgatgcaagaccaatccgccaggctcctcgaagcgttcctttagcaaaacgtgaagttgtaagccagaccatacgtgaaatgagcgaaaacggtgtaatcgaaccatcagaaagtccgtggagctcacctgtagtacttgtgaagaagaaagatggcaacatgagattttgtgtggactatagaatgttgaatgatgtaacgaagaaagacagttatccactacctagaatcgatgatacactggactcgttatcaggcacaaaatggttctcaacacttgatttgaaaagtggttattggcaagtgaaggtaaacgaagaagacaaagaaaagacggctttcagcgttggagatggtctatggcaatttaccgtaatgccctttgaATTATGTAACGCAcctgctacttttgagagacttatggaccaggtactaaaaggattacactggaagacctgtttggtatacctcgacgatatcatcgtgttgggtaaaagcttcgatgaacaccttaagaacttggaagaggttttccaacgaaTAGCTAGCGttggtctgaagctgagtccaaagaagtgttcccttttcaaaaagg from Bactrocera oleae isolate idBacOlea1 chromosome 3, idBacOlea1, whole genome shotgun sequence includes the following:
- the LOC138856018 gene encoding pharyngeal muscle protein 2-like codes for the protein MAKFNDLKIPQLKKELEQRGLATNGLKTELKSRLREAMEAENINVEEYVFHMELEEETTKIEEKEEAQCSSEIVDINTVFGAISQMSTQISTQIKEQDTPQDARISSQVTSQIAEVSSQPIMSSASAKVKPPSFDGTVPFHVFKLQFDGIFK